The genomic DNA CGAAGAAACTCAAAACTTCCTTATAGATGGGCTCCTTAATGTCTACTACCTGCATTAAGAAAGGGACAAAATGCAATTTGAAAACGAAGAGACAGACAAGAAGATATGATTTTCGTTCAAGAGATGGCAAGGAAGATTGCTGGGATAGTGTACTCACAAGCTCAAGGACTTCCTCGGGTGACATCCACGACCACTTCCCGAACTTGGGCTTCTCAGTTCCATCACCCAAAAGATTGATTTCCTCTTCTTTGCCAGTAAACTTAAAGAGGAACCTGCAGGTTGCGTGGCACTGAACTTAATATCACATTGGAAGAGAATAAGAAATGGGAGACCAGGTTACTCTTATGCGAGCGAAAAAAATCCACTACTAAGTACTCGCCACTTCTGCGCTTGGCCTTTGTAGTCGGTACCCCATCTGATTTTGCGTTTTTCCCTACCCTCGGGTGTGAAATCATATGTCAACCAATATGGAACCTGCAACATTCAAATGCAATTGTAATGCCTTGATATGTGGTACGCGTTAGAAGAAAATCTATAACAGAACGATTGGCGTTACAGTTAATAAggctagtttttttttttttttcggaatTTTGGGGTTGTAGAGATTGCTGATGTTTCAAGTTGGATGATTACGACTACAAGAACTGTAAAGAAAACCGATAATTGCCAACGACCGGAGAGACATACAAAAACTAGAAGTCGAACCTCTGCAAGAATTTCTGCAGAACTGACTCCAGTCTCCTCCCTCAACTCCCTGAAAGCAGCAGTTTTTGGATCCTCACCTTCTTCGATACCCCCCTGATGAGAAAAATTAATCGACATTATCCGTTCTGTAAGATGATCGCTGGAGAGAGAGATAATTAGTGATTTGGTTCCTATTAGATGTCCGCATTCTGGTCCTTATATCTGTATGACCACTGATCGAATCAGAGCCAAAGCAGAGAGCTTGTGACACGAAGTGACGAGATTCAAGCAATGAAATTATAGCAGCAAAGATTTGCTACAATGAATGACAATATATTATAGCAATTGCTCGTGTGATTTAACACTCCCAAAGGCGAGATAAGATTACTGAACTGAAGGATTTAGAGTGAATAAGTTATGCAAGGATTCAGAAGGGTATGAAGAGAGAATACCTGGGGCATCTGCCAAATTTCAGGGCGATTGAGCCTTGAAGCAGAAAATATCTGTCGATGTTAATTTgcataagattttttttttaataatcacatcgaattaatattaaaaaaaataaaagaaattaaggaaaagggagaAGAACTGATTGAAGAAGGGACCTTGTTAGATGAATTGATGAGGCAGATGCCCGCATTTCTTCTGTACCCTTGAGGAGGAGCTTGTGCTTCCATTGCGGTTGGTTTGGATGCGGAAAGAGAACGAGAACAAGATCAGGGGTAGACTACTATTTACAAGGAAGACGATGACTTGCAAtaccacccccccccccccccatcaCTTTTGTCCCTATATTGctgaatttaatatatatatatatatatatatattaagttccCCGGTACAAGGAACTGGAAGGCTTGGTTTTAGAGTATTGTTGTTGTAAATATATAGGAGTTGAAATATAATGgctgaagaaaaataattttataataaattcaagTATTTAGGAGATAACAATTATGAAATtgctgaaaaaaaattgatgtttGAAATAGAGAATAAGTAGAAAGTTGTCATAAGCACCTATTAACTGGACAAGATCACGTTTCCAATAGGTATACTCAACCACATCATTAGTCAAGGTCTCGGGtgttgagtcttgtgaatgaagaaaatccttAATTTAGGAGTTTTAACTCTTAGTGAGTTGACCAAGTATgaattggattagtcagaGCCAATGAGGCTTTTGAATGAAGGTtggacaaaaaataatttatcaaactATGACTTCAAAATAATTCACCGAATATTGCTTTtgcttaaaaaaagaaaaaaaacataagCAACCATCAACCGCACTTCCAAATGGAGCTCAACTTGAagaaattttatatagattaattATGTTTTGAGGTATATCTAGATGTTATTAGTGTTTAATTGacgagttatatatatatatatatttatttatttaacgTCTTTAgactttttcacttttcggctggaaaattttattgaaaagtAAGATGAATGCATTTGGGATCCCCTCGGTTTCGAACTGAGAGATAAAAtggttgaaaattttgaagtcTGAATGATCCAGCTCTTCCAGATGACTATCCTCTTTCACGGAATTTTAGCAGTGTGTGAAATACGGCTTACTGCTTAGATTGAGGATAACATGCACACACGAGACGATGAAATTCAATAGATTATTGTTAAAATGTTAATTCTTTCGGTTACCAAAGAGCCTCTTAGGCCTAGTATCGTTAATGTTAGTTACCAATAGAAATTGTAATACTTTGTCCCTGATTTGTTGAATTTCTAATATTGCCccatcattttaattttttctacaGTAACCTCAAACTGCGAAATTCTCCCCGACATATGTTCCGgggaaattaaattttttttaatacagcAGTAAAGGGACAGTATCATACCGTAGGTGTATTTTTTCTATCGGAAAAAGCAAAATAAGTTGGAAGTTTGGTGGGAGGGTACTATGTATATTCGAAGGTTATTCAGACCTAATATAATCGCAACTTTTCATTAATGAATCACATtacttaagccaaaaaaaaaatggaagttTGGTGCAATACCCTATTGTTTTTGTACATTCTGAGTCCCGAGTTTTATAGTTTAGAAATTAATGTTACAATTGAGCCAAACTCCATAATATTCGTGACTTAttcaaaaactaaaaaataaaaaagaggaaaatcaTTGGCTCTTTGCTTAATTTACACTAGGGGCGAGATGCTTTCGTAGCGGTATCGTGAATACAATGCAGaagtaatatattatatatttatattatttctaGTATTATTATATTACACTGCTTTTGTTAAACACCATTATGTTGTGTTAAGCACGAAATATTCAATTCCCCTAACTAAAACCAAAAGTTAATTCAACACTTTGAAGTACATTATATTAgtttattaaataaaacttTCAATGATAATACATGAAGTATTGAAgaattacatatattatatatattaatgaaatttgaatactaaaaatattacaaatttgTGTTTTTTAGTATTGGGTGGATATCTATTtaaacaaatttaatttcttaattatgcTTTCTTTATTGAGAGGTGGTAGGATTTAAATGAGAAAATGAGTTAGAAAAAAGGATTGCTGTAGTTACCTTTATTCTAGTcgccaaatatatatatatatatatatatatatatatatatatcgttaTAACTTAATTATAATACTAATATTCTTACAAAAAAATCTaggaaaaaattcaaaatctccCTTATGGTTTGAGTTTGAGATAAATTGGACCTTGTGATTTTTCGAAGGACAAATAACATATTGTGGTTCACTTCGTCAGACGAAATGGACCTACCGTTAATTTTTTGTCACTTTTGGttctcaaacttttctttttgtcattatCACCCTCAaacattcaatttttttaatttggtcctaaaatttgaaaaaaaaggtggGGGTGGGGGGAGAGGCTGGGGCAGTTGATTGGTAACCCTGACCCACCACCGAGGTCGCATGAACCCCCAAAGGATGCCGGCGACCATAGAGGTGGGGTTGGGGCTGCAGATTGGCGGCCCCTTCCCCAAATCTATCAGGATCTCGAACTTGATATTTGGTCGATTCAAGGGTTAGGGGCACCAATCGGAGACCCCGACCCTACCCTTGAGGTTTTGGCATCTTCTGTGGATGTCGGCAACCTTGGTGGTGGGTTTGGGGTCGCTGATCGGCGGCCCAAGCcccttccccctttttttccaaattttaggaccaaattgcaaaaaagttgaaagtttgagggtaataatgataaaaaagtttgaggacaaaaagtgatgaaaaaattaacagGGAGATCCATTATGTATTACGAAGTAAACCATAAGGTGTTATTtgtctttaaaaaaatcacatggtCCAATTTGTCTAG from Punica granatum isolate Tunisia-2019 chromosome 2, ASM765513v2, whole genome shotgun sequence includes the following:
- the LOC116194459 gene encoding nudix hydrolase 26, chloroplastic-like isoform X1 yields the protein MEAQAPPQGYRRNAGICLINSSNKIFSASRLNRPEIWQMPQGGIEEGEDPKTAAFRELREETGVSSAEILAEVRLLVFVPYWLTYDFTPEGREKRKIRWGTDYKGQAQKWFLFKFTGKEEEINLLGDGTEKPKFGKWSWMSPEEVLELVVDIKEPIYKEVLSFFAPYLKEQL
- the LOC116194459 gene encoding nudix hydrolase 26, chloroplastic-like isoform X2; its protein translation is MEAQAPPQGYRRNAGICLINSSNKIFSASRLNRPEIWQMPQGGIEEGEDPKTAAFRELREETGVSSAEILAEVPYWLTYDFTPEGREKRKIRWGTDYKGQAQKWFLFKFTGKEEEINLLGDGTEKPKFGKWSWMSPEEVLELVVDIKEPIYKEVLSFFAPYLKEQL